In Archocentrus centrarchus isolate MPI-CPG fArcCen1 chromosome 22, fArcCen1, whole genome shotgun sequence, one DNA window encodes the following:
- the LOC115772521 gene encoding ubiquitin carboxyl-terminal hydrolase 37-like: MAANMGKHDPSQQSSVPDAVAATSSASPPKAEKTKKTKKTWINCLWGLFQKDCDSVAEASETTAPQSKKRSNWHFKFWKKNNRVSPAFESESKSEPESECQHESKSESKSEESEESESESESKSESTSESESEDSESESEESKSESTSVSESESEESDSESESEESESESESSNEDGAPTKAETLPTLQDQHPATPPAFTSSFLEGGKRIFIKVNSNDPFGFPNIGNSCYMNSCLQSLLSIQDFIGDISCQEDLWSSVPEAQLLRRLIDIRDCRKSTDYSVKNSRLWSFKCAFATYALDYGDSLQKDAHEFLMLLVNQIQMMSPHLQQHAAVLGQSYTCPVEGNFFFQMENTRTCKSCGVQSSHKEGFTSLSLDLVPEGSIMGMLEAYLKEKELEFRCECGGMISGLESSFDSLPRVLILHLKRFCITPSYNLEKLHNPIWLQRDLIVSSKEDGACFSLVSIINHYGSTEMGHYTCNSVHPEERPESTRDWWLTFNDAQVSETTGFDVCEQQQRLAYILFYKRIV, translated from the exons ATGGCGGCAAACATGGGAAAACATGACCCGTCTCAGCAGAG CAGTGTCCCGGATGCTGTTGCTGCAACATCTTCAGCCTCACCACCAAAGgctgaaaaaactaaaaaaacaaagaagacatGGATAAATTGCCTCTGGGGTCTCTTTCAG AAGGACTGTGATTCTGTTGCAGAGGCCAG TGAGACCACTGCACCGCAGTCAAAGAAACGGTCCAACTGGCATTTTAAATTCTGGAAG AAAAACAATCGGGTCAGTCCAGCATTTGAGTCCGAGTCCAAGTCTGAGCCTGAGTCCGAGTGCCAGCATGAGTCCAAGTCTGAGTCCAAGTCCGAGGAGTCTGAGGAGTCCGAGTCTGAGTCCGAGTCCAAGTCTGAGTCCACGTCTGAGTCCGAGTCCGAGGACTCCGAGTCTGAGTCCGAGGAGTCCAAGTCTGAGTCCACGTCTGTGTCCGAGTCCGAGTCCGAGGAGTCCGATTCTGAGTCCGAGTCCGAGGAGTCCGAGTCCGAGTCCGAGTCCTCCAATGAAGATGGTGCACCTACCAAAGCAGAAACACTGCCtacactgcaggaccaacaccCTGCAACACCCCCCGCGTTTACATCCTCTTTTTtggaaggtggaaaaaggatattCATCAAGGTCAACTCTAACGACCCTTTTGG gttTCCAAATATCGGAAACAGCTGCTACATGAACTCCTGCCTGCAGAGCCTCCTCAGCATACAGGATTTCATTGGCGATATCAGCTGCCAGGAGGATTTGTGGAGTTCAGTTCCTGAAGCTCAGCTCTTAAG GCGACTCATTGACATCAGGGACTGCCGTAAATCGACAGATTACAGCGTTAAAAACAGCCGCCTCTGGTCCTTTAAGTGTGCATTCGCAACCTATGCTTTAGACTACGGAGACAGTCTACAGAAA GATGCTCATGAGTTCTTAATGTTGCTGGTGAATCAAATCCAAATGATGTCCCCTCACCTGCAGCAGCATGCAGCTGTCTTGGGCCAAAGTTACACCTGCCCAGTGGAAGGCAACTTCTTTTTCCAAATGGAAAACACGAGGACATGCAAGAG TTGTGGAGTCCAGTCATCACACAAGGAGGGCTTCACAAGTTTATCGTTAGACCTCGTTCCAGAAGGCTCCATCATGGGCATGTTAGAGGCATACCTGAAG GAAAAAGAGTTAGAGTTTAGGTGTGAATGCGGAGGGATGATATCGGGACTGGAGTCATCCTTTGATAGCCTGCCAAG AGTTTTAATCTTGCATCTCAAGAGGTTTTGCATTACTCCATCTTACAATCTGGAGAAGCTGCATAACCCCATCTGGCTGCAGAGGGACTTGATAGTTTCATCCAAAGAG GATGGTGCGTGCTTTAGTCTGGTTAGCATCATAAACCATTATGGAAGCACAGAAATGG GACACTACACCTGCAATTCAGTCCATCCCGAAGAAAGGCCAGAAAGTACAAGAGACTGGTGGCTCACTTTTAATGATGCACAAGTCTCTGAAACAACTGGATTCGACGTCTGCGAGCAACAGCAGCGTTTGGCCTACATCCTGTTTTACAAGAGAATT GTTTAG